A region of Spongiibacter tropicus DSM 19543 DNA encodes the following proteins:
- a CDS encoding ABC transporter permease, whose product MIRYLLTRLLTAVPVILGVVSLTFVMMYMLPGDPASTMLAKSGASAQQIAELRAELGLDRPLYVQYFQYLFNVLTGDMGESIASNRPVFDMLLEVLPMTLVLVLLAMLLAVPLGALTGVVAAVRENTWVDRLLVGLSAVGVSMPSFWMALMMILLFSVTLGWLPASGQGSVAHLVLPTLVLAVGAVGTIARSARTGMIDVMKQDYIRTARAQGKTERNILLVHALPNALIPVVTIIGLQFGWLLSGSFIVETVFSRQGLGSTLINAIIDQDLPLVQGAVLMTSVLYVLINILVDLAYALIDPRIRYS is encoded by the coding sequence ATGATCCGCTATCTGCTTACGCGCCTGCTCACTGCCGTGCCAGTCATTCTCGGTGTGGTCAGCCTGACCTTTGTGATGATGTACATGCTGCCGGGTGACCCGGCGTCCACGATGCTTGCCAAGTCTGGTGCCTCGGCGCAGCAGATTGCCGAGTTGCGCGCGGAGCTGGGTCTGGATCGTCCCCTATACGTTCAGTATTTCCAGTACCTGTTCAATGTGCTGACGGGCGACATGGGGGAGTCTATCGCCAGCAACCGGCCTGTGTTCGACATGTTGCTGGAAGTCTTGCCGATGACGCTGGTGTTGGTGCTGCTGGCCATGCTGCTGGCGGTGCCGCTGGGCGCCCTGACCGGTGTTGTGGCGGCGGTGCGCGAAAACACGTGGGTAGATCGATTGCTGGTTGGCCTGAGTGCGGTCGGCGTGTCGATGCCGTCATTCTGGATGGCACTGATGATGATTTTGCTGTTTTCCGTCACGCTCGGCTGGCTGCCGGCGTCGGGGCAGGGCAGCGTGGCACATCTGGTGTTGCCGACGCTGGTGCTGGCTGTCGGCGCGGTGGGTACTATCGCGCGCTCGGCGCGCACCGGCATGATCGATGTGATGAAGCAGGACTACATTCGCACCGCCCGGGCGCAGGGCAAAACCGAGCGCAATATCCTGCTGGTGCACGCCTTGCCCAATGCGCTGATTCCCGTCGTGACCATTATTGGTCTGCAATTTGGCTGGCTGCTGTCGGGCTCCTTCATTGTCGAAACCGTCTTTTCCCGGCAGGGCCTGGGATCAACCTTGATCAACGCCATTATCGACCAGGATTTGCCGCTGGTGCAGGGCGCAGTGTTGATGACCTCGGTGCTCTACGTGCTGATTAATATTCTGGTGGATTTGGCCTATGCCCTGATCGACCCGCGGATTAGGTACAGTTGA
- a CDS encoding ABC transporter permease, whose amino-acid sequence MAISAKPVVNPGPIRKLCGGVGNLFVHPVGRWASTVLVVFALVAVLAPLIAPYDPFAVNTEDSMQSPSLEHLMGTDLLGRDIFSRVVFGAQVSMLIGVVALLISVSIGVAIGLFAGYYGGRIDEIAMRLIDTLMAFPGILLALTVVALLGPGIENVMIAVGIGGIANFARVVRGSVLSIKEDIYVDAARSTGASDLRVIFLHILPNAMPPVLTLASMSYGWALLSAAGLSFLGLGATPPTPEWGAMLGEGRDLMWDAPWTVVFPGIAILCVVLASNLLGDALRDILDPRLKS is encoded by the coding sequence ATGGCGATTTCCGCAAAGCCGGTTGTTAACCCCGGTCCCATTCGCAAGCTGTGTGGCGGCGTGGGGAATCTGTTTGTTCACCCGGTGGGGCGCTGGGCTTCCACGGTGCTGGTCGTGTTCGCGCTGGTGGCCGTGCTGGCACCACTGATCGCACCCTACGATCCCTTTGCGGTGAATACCGAGGACTCAATGCAATCGCCCAGCCTCGAACACCTGATGGGCACCGATCTGCTGGGGAGAGACATATTCAGTCGCGTGGTTTTCGGCGCTCAGGTATCGATGCTGATTGGTGTGGTGGCACTGCTTATTTCGGTGAGTATCGGCGTTGCCATCGGGCTGTTTGCGGGCTACTACGGCGGCCGAATTGACGAGATAGCCATGCGGCTGATTGACACGCTGATGGCGTTTCCCGGCATTCTGTTGGCGCTGACCGTGGTGGCTTTGCTCGGGCCGGGTATCGAAAACGTGATGATTGCGGTGGGCATTGGCGGCATTGCCAATTTCGCGCGCGTTGTGCGCGGATCGGTGCTGTCGATCAAAGAAGATATATATGTGGATGCGGCGCGCAGCACCGGCGCCAGCGATCTGCGGGTGATCTTTCTGCACATTCTGCCCAATGCCATGCCGCCGGTACTGACTCTGGCGAGCATGTCTTATGGCTGGGCGCTGCTCAGCGCGGCTGGACTGAGCTTTCTTGGCCTGGGCGCCACACCGCCAACCCCGGAGTGGGGCGCGATGCTCGGTGAGGGGCGCGATCTGATGTGGGATGCGCCCTGGACCGTGGTCTTTCCCGGTATCGCCATCCTCTGTGTGGTGCTGGCATCCAACCTGCTGGGCGATGCCCTTCGGGATATTCTCGATCCGAGGCTGAAGTCATGA
- a CDS encoding amidohydrolase family protein — protein sequence MSLRECSLLVHAGLLITDPSSSPGILRDAGLCIDNGQIIDVGPYDYLRQRYKPAARAGGPDVVVMPGMINAHDHGRAISPQQLGIADQLLEIWILELLCMPGLDRYTETALSALQQLRHGVTSSTNSYYRPGEFLSDLDAAAAAYRDSGLRCGLIASAMDQSVVEQLLRGAMPSMPRDLQQRCGEMLAARSRFDAEHYFEQMRSACNHYEDSPQWLMTGPVSLHWCSDELLSSIWQFAEQQGLAIQAHALESPYQQWCAEQRYGRSVVAYLQSSGLLNAQLSLAHGVFTTRDDMELLANAGSSIVHNASSNLRLRNGIAPLCEMLDAGVNVALGLDSMALNDDADLFQEMRLVANLHRSPSQQLDARQVFSMATINGAKALGKSAELGSLECGKQADFLVLDVSRLPVPRVALDTNIFAQLLHYAGADTIRQVYVAGECVMDEGHHRRLDEASLRDDLYQQLSLFGLRKVATSQASLAEIKPYLADYLAARRGV from the coding sequence ATGAGTCTGCGGGAATGTTCTCTGCTGGTTCACGCGGGCTTGCTGATTACCGACCCCAGTAGCAGTCCTGGGATTCTCCGTGATGCGGGACTGTGTATCGACAATGGGCAGATTATTGATGTCGGCCCCTACGACTATCTGCGTCAGCGTTATAAGCCCGCGGCGCGGGCGGGTGGCCCAGACGTCGTGGTGATGCCGGGCATGATCAATGCCCACGACCACGGCCGGGCCATCTCCCCGCAGCAACTCGGGATTGCCGATCAATTGCTGGAAATCTGGATTCTGGAATTGCTGTGCATGCCGGGGCTGGATCGCTACACCGAGACCGCCCTGAGCGCCTTGCAGCAACTGCGCCACGGTGTGACCAGCAGCACCAACAGTTACTACCGCCCCGGCGAGTTTCTCAGCGATTTGGACGCCGCGGCGGCCGCCTATCGCGATAGCGGTCTGCGTTGCGGTCTGATTGCCAGTGCGATGGATCAGAGCGTCGTCGAACAGCTGCTTCGCGGCGCCATGCCCTCCATGCCTCGCGATTTGCAACAGCGTTGTGGCGAGATGCTGGCCGCGCGCAGCCGCTTCGATGCCGAGCATTATTTTGAGCAAATGCGCAGCGCCTGTAATCACTACGAGGACAGTCCCCAGTGGCTGATGACGGGGCCAGTGTCCCTGCACTGGTGTTCAGACGAACTGTTGTCATCGATCTGGCAGTTTGCTGAACAGCAGGGGCTGGCGATTCAGGCTCACGCACTGGAGAGCCCCTATCAGCAGTGGTGTGCCGAGCAGCGTTATGGCCGTTCCGTTGTGGCGTATTTGCAGTCATCGGGATTGCTCAACGCGCAACTGTCATTGGCCCACGGTGTGTTCACGACACGCGACGATATGGAGCTGCTTGCCAACGCGGGCAGCTCGATTGTTCACAACGCCAGCTCCAACTTGCGATTGCGCAACGGTATCGCGCCGCTGTGCGAGATGCTCGACGCCGGTGTAAATGTGGCTCTTGGCCTCGACAGCATGGCGCTGAATGACGATGCCGATCTGTTCCAAGAAATGCGCCTGGTGGCGAACCTGCATCGCTCGCCATCGCAGCAACTGGACGCCCGTCAGGTGTTTTCAATGGCAACGATTAACGGCGCCAAGGCACTGGGAAAGTCTGCAGAGCTCGGTTCGTTGGAGTGCGGCAAACAGGCCGATTTTTTGGTGCTGGATGTGAGCCGCCTGCCGGTGCCCCGAGTGGCCTTGGACACCAATATCTTTGCGCAGCTTCTCCACTACGCCGGTGCAGACACCATCCGGCAGGTATACGTCGCAGGAGAATGTGTGATGGACGAGGGGCATCACCGTCGGCTCGACGAAGCTTCTCTGCGCGACGACCTCTATCAGCAGCTCAGCCTGTTTGGTCTGCGCAAGGTGGCGACCAGTCAGGCGTCCTTAGCGGAGATCAAACCCTATCTCGCTGATTATCTGGCGGCCAGACGCGGCGTTTGA
- a CDS encoding ABC transporter substrate-binding protein: MKRLRIGVHYEPSGIDPHIGSAELALQMTNGVFDTLVNKTVEGDYLPGLAERYQVSDDECCYIFFLRSDVHFHDGTPFNANAVKFSLDRAHNPENQSQLAGSLLGSYKSCRVIDEFCVEIILDEPYALLLDALSQGWLAPVSPAAVEKLGNAGFARHPVGTGPFIFDNWKAGESLTIRRNPDYAWAPPLVNNPGAASVDEIEFRFLADNALRTAALLDDVVDAIFYVTPSDCAHLREHGAFNVETWPIRGIPVSMMMNIHRSPTSELAVRKAISHAVDRDALVEEVFHGEFERAYGPVSQFTLGYEPAVEKYYPFNSGLAEALLNEAGWLYKEDGKRYKNGQPLKVQFYALPVNFYPQFGKIVTRMLADIGIEVEVVQLDPVPWIRAGMAGEHHLIPQGKYASSSQMLSFVYHSRHSGPNGYGWTKRSANDVPQLDPLIERAEKTLATADFVPLFQKVQTLVMENALAVPLHCNTNIVATKKSISGIRFDAIGAYPLFHDTRIGDSEGEEVAV, from the coding sequence TTGAAACGCTTACGTATAGGTGTGCACTACGAACCCTCCGGAATTGATCCGCATATCGGTTCGGCGGAATTGGCCCTGCAAATGACTAATGGCGTGTTTGATACGCTGGTCAATAAAACGGTGGAGGGCGACTATCTGCCCGGGCTGGCTGAGCGCTACCAGGTTTCTGACGACGAGTGCTGCTACATATTTTTCCTGCGCAGCGATGTGCATTTCCATGACGGCACACCGTTCAACGCGAACGCGGTGAAATTTTCACTGGATCGCGCTCACAACCCGGAAAACCAGTCGCAGCTCGCGGGCAGTTTGCTCGGCAGTTACAAGAGCTGCCGGGTCATTGACGAATTCTGTGTCGAAATTATTCTCGACGAGCCCTACGCGCTGTTGCTTGATGCGCTCAGTCAGGGCTGGTTGGCGCCGGTTTCTCCCGCCGCCGTGGAGAAGCTCGGTAACGCAGGGTTTGCCCGTCATCCGGTGGGCACTGGGCCGTTTATCTTCGATAACTGGAAGGCGGGCGAAAGCCTGACCATTCGGCGCAATCCGGACTATGCCTGGGCACCACCGCTGGTGAATAACCCCGGTGCTGCGTCTGTGGATGAAATCGAGTTTCGCTTTCTGGCAGACAATGCGCTGCGTACTGCCGCCTTGCTGGACGACGTGGTTGACGCGATTTTCTATGTGACGCCGAGTGATTGTGCCCATTTGCGTGAGCACGGCGCGTTCAATGTTGAGACCTGGCCGATTCGCGGTATCCCGGTCAGCATGATGATGAATATTCATCGATCGCCGACCAGTGAGCTGGCGGTGCGCAAGGCGATCAGCCACGCGGTGGATCGCGATGCACTGGTGGAAGAGGTTTTTCATGGCGAATTCGAGCGGGCTTACGGCCCGGTTTCGCAATTCACCCTGGGCTACGAACCGGCAGTAGAAAAGTATTATCCCTTTAACTCCGGCCTTGCCGAAGCCTTGCTCAATGAGGCGGGCTGGCTCTACAAAGAAGATGGTAAACGCTACAAAAACGGTCAGCCATTGAAAGTGCAGTTCTATGCCTTGCCGGTCAATTTCTACCCGCAGTTCGGCAAAATTGTCACCCGAATGCTGGCGGACATCGGGATTGAAGTGGAGGTCGTTCAGCTCGATCCAGTGCCGTGGATTCGCGCGGGTATGGCCGGTGAACACCACCTGATCCCTCAGGGCAAATACGCCAGTTCCTCGCAAATGCTGAGCTTTGTCTATCATTCCCGCCACAGTGGTCCCAATGGCTACGGCTGGACAAAGCGCAGTGCGAATGATGTGCCCCAGTTAGACCCGCTGATTGAGCGCGCCGAGAAGACCTTGGCAACGGCGGATTTTGTGCCGCTGTTCCAGAAAGTCCAGACGCTGGTCATGGAAAACGCTCTGGCTGTGCCCCTGCACTGCAATACCAATATTGTGGCTACCAAGAAATCCATCAGCGGTATTCGCTTTGATGCCATTGGTGCCTACCCGCTGTTTCACGATACCCGCATCGGCGACAGCGAGGGTGAGGAGGTGGCCGTATGA
- the fdrA gene encoding acyl-CoA synthetase FdrA, producing MSSRLLIRPREYHDSVRLMQVSERVRRESGAREAILMMATDNNKKILAAAGIQDEALGTARADDLVIAVVADGEEQAAAALALAAELLNARSQSAAGSYRPRTLEAALAADRQSNIALISVPGDYAAAEARRALNNGLNVMLFSDNVSVEEELSLKQQATEQGLLLMGPDCGTAIINGVGLGFANAVARGPVGIVGASGTGVQEISVLLDRMGVGISQAIGTGGRDLKAEIGGLTMLMAMDMLAADPHTRLIVLTSKPPAAVVTEKILARAAELDKPVVVNFLGAEAPEDGPVNVQFTASLEDTAIAAARHCASERSLPLLSAENIRAFAKAEAAKLAPGQRYVRGLYAGGTLCYEALLMLSPVLGEVYSNLASDPACQLPELMSSVQHSVVDLGDDAYTQGRAHPMIDPTLRMQRIAREADDPEAAVLLLDLVLGFGAHDNPAAELVEAITVARAKAAEAGRYLPVIVNLCGTDADSQQCSEQLSLLRDAEITVAWSNAEAVRMTLALLGEIHG from the coding sequence ATGAGCAGCCGCTTGTTGATCCGTCCCCGGGAGTACCACGATTCGGTGCGACTGATGCAGGTATCGGAACGCGTACGCCGCGAGAGCGGGGCGCGTGAGGCCATCTTGATGATGGCAACCGACAACAACAAAAAGATTCTTGCTGCGGCAGGCATTCAGGACGAAGCGCTGGGCACCGCCCGTGCCGACGATCTGGTGATTGCCGTTGTGGCCGATGGTGAGGAACAGGCGGCCGCAGCGCTGGCGCTGGCGGCCGAGCTGCTCAACGCCCGCAGTCAGTCGGCGGCGGGAAGTTATCGTCCTCGCACTCTGGAAGCTGCCCTGGCTGCAGACCGCCAAAGCAATATTGCGCTGATTTCCGTGCCCGGTGATTACGCGGCGGCGGAGGCGCGTCGGGCGCTGAACAATGGCCTTAACGTAATGCTGTTCAGCGATAACGTCAGCGTTGAAGAGGAATTGTCGCTGAAGCAGCAGGCCACAGAACAGGGCCTGTTGCTGATGGGCCCGGATTGCGGCACCGCAATTATTAACGGCGTCGGTCTCGGCTTTGCCAATGCGGTAGCGCGCGGACCGGTCGGTATTGTCGGTGCTTCGGGTACCGGTGTGCAGGAAATCAGCGTATTGCTGGATCGCATGGGCGTGGGTATTTCCCAGGCCATTGGTACCGGCGGTCGCGACCTGAAAGCCGAGATTGGCGGCCTGACTATGCTGATGGCTATGGATATGTTGGCGGCCGATCCGCATACCCGCCTGATTGTACTTACCTCCAAGCCACCGGCAGCGGTGGTGACCGAGAAAATTCTGGCCAGAGCGGCGGAGTTGGACAAGCCCGTGGTGGTTAATTTCCTGGGTGCCGAGGCGCCCGAGGACGGCCCGGTCAATGTACAGTTTACGGCCTCGCTGGAAGACACCGCGATCGCGGCGGCCCGCCACTGCGCGTCAGAGCGTTCTCTGCCGTTGCTGAGTGCCGAGAATATTCGCGCCTTTGCCAAGGCGGAAGCGGCGAAGTTAGCTCCCGGACAGCGCTATGTTCGCGGTCTGTACGCCGGGGGCACTCTTTGCTACGAGGCGCTGCTGATGCTGTCGCCCGTGTTGGGCGAGGTCTATTCGAACCTTGCCAGTGATCCCGCCTGTCAACTGCCCGAGCTGATGAGCAGTGTTCAACACAGCGTGGTGGATTTGGGCGACGACGCCTACACCCAGGGGCGCGCTCACCCGATGATCGATCCTACGCTGCGTATGCAGCGTATTGCCCGCGAAGCCGACGACCCGGAGGCCGCCGTGCTGTTGCTCGACCTGGTGCTGGGCTTCGGCGCCCACGACAATCCCGCCGCCGAGTTGGTGGAGGCGATTACCGTGGCCCGGGCTAAAGCCGCCGAGGCGGGGCGTTACCTGCCTGTGATCGTCAATCTCTGTGGCACCGATGCCGACAGTCAGCAATGCAGCGAACAGCTATCACTGCTGCGCGACGCCGAGATTACTGTTGCCTGGAGCAACGCAGAAGCGGTGCGCATGACGCTGGCACTGCTGGGAGAAATTCATGGCTGA
- a CDS encoding DUF1116 domain-containing protein codes for MTDLKQKIEAANQKTMEIILSGSPMLVDVAPAREVVPGMTDNMILHSAPAIAWEDMCGPHKVGVIGAALWEGLASSPEDADSKIRRGEILVEPCHHHDSVGAGAGITSASTPMLVVENTTYGNRAYSCISEGGGLRLLKWGAYDEDIAKHLSWQAEVLGPVLQKAVRASGGIDVKSIVSRAVQMGDECHNRTVASTGLFLKELYGPLVDIDGVSDKDLLDSIRFMVEADQFFLHGIMAAAKAILLPAKGLSHSTIVTAMARNGVEFGIQVAGLGDRWFRAPANPVNGLYFRSEWSDKDAAPDLGDSAITETVGLGGFIQPAAPTVQQYVQGSLQQAIANTQEMTQICAASNNDVRIPAMDFAAAPVGIDIRKVVQTGIAPLIDTAITHKEGGLIGAGEVRAPIACFEQALKAFAAEYMQ; via the coding sequence ATGACTGATCTCAAACAGAAAATTGAAGCCGCCAACCAAAAGACGATGGAGATTATTCTCTCCGGCAGTCCGATGTTGGTAGATGTCGCACCGGCACGCGAAGTGGTGCCGGGGATGACCGACAATATGATTCTGCATTCAGCCCCGGCCATTGCCTGGGAAGACATGTGTGGCCCGCACAAAGTGGGCGTGATTGGCGCCGCTCTGTGGGAAGGGCTGGCGAGTTCGCCGGAAGATGCCGACAGCAAAATTCGCCGCGGCGAAATTCTGGTCGAGCCCTGTCACCATCACGACAGCGTGGGTGCCGGAGCCGGGATTACCTCCGCGTCCACACCGATGCTGGTGGTTGAGAATACCACCTACGGAAACCGCGCTTACAGCTGTATTTCCGAGGGCGGCGGCCTGCGTCTGCTGAAGTGGGGGGCCTATGATGAGGATATCGCCAAGCACTTGAGCTGGCAGGCAGAGGTGCTTGGCCCAGTGCTGCAAAAGGCCGTGCGTGCTTCTGGTGGCATTGATGTAAAAAGCATTGTGTCCCGCGCCGTACAGATGGGCGATGAGTGTCACAATCGCACCGTTGCTTCGACGGGGTTGTTCCTCAAAGAGCTCTACGGTCCGCTGGTAGATATTGACGGTGTTTCCGACAAAGACCTGCTGGACTCGATCCGCTTTATGGTCGAGGCCGATCAGTTCTTCCTCCACGGCATTATGGCCGCCGCCAAGGCCATTCTGCTCCCGGCCAAAGGCTTGTCTCACAGCACCATCGTGACCGCAATGGCTCGCAACGGCGTGGAATTCGGGATTCAGGTAGCCGGTCTGGGCGACCGCTGGTTCCGCGCTCCGGCGAATCCGGTCAATGGTCTGTACTTCCGTTCCGAATGGAGTGACAAGGACGCGGCGCCGGATCTGGGCGACAGCGCCATTACCGAAACCGTGGGCTTGGGTGGCTTTATTCAACCCGCTGCGCCGACGGTGCAGCAATACGTGCAGGGCAGCCTGCAGCAGGCGATTGCCAACACCCAAGAGATGACGCAGATCTGTGCGGCCAGCAACAACGATGTGCGCATTCCCGCCATGGACTTTGCTGCGGCCCCCGTCGGCATTGATATTCGCAAAGTAGTGCAGACCGGCATTGCTCCGCTGATCGATACCGCCATCACACACAAAGAGGGCGGTTTGATCGGCGCCGGCGAAGTGCGCGCGCCGATCGCTTGTTTCGAGCAGGCGTTGAAGGCCTTTGCTGCCGAATACATGCAGTGA
- a CDS encoding DUF1116 domain-containing protein gives MNLPERIHEANLNALDAMRQANPVWVDVRPALEVLPGMSKNTVLHAGPPIAWEDMCGPQKMGVQQALIYEGLADDEEAAAAMIRAGEVVLAPCHEYQAVGGMAGITSASSPMVVVRNEQHGNYAYSQLFQGPAGGLQDRDAYNVEARKQWRWLDSVLGPTLAAAVKEVGGLPVKPIIARALEMGDECHNRNSAGSSLILNALVEAMFKTCRDRETLRQSIAYLSWADQFSLCVSMAAAKATTDAAKNIPYSTVVTTMARNGVDFGIKVSGLGEQWFTGPAQRVEGLYFSSDWGDDDAVPDMGDSAIMETYGIGGHVQAAAPALQQFVSGSFSRAVALTREMGQITVGTMDEYRIPNMDFATAPIATDIRKVVQTGVTPVIDTAIAHKKGGVIGAGQTRAPQQCFSEALRAFAAKYRTPGAA, from the coding sequence GTGAATCTTCCTGAACGCATACACGAGGCAAATCTGAATGCGCTGGACGCCATGCGTCAGGCGAATCCGGTCTGGGTGGATGTGCGCCCGGCGTTGGAGGTTTTACCGGGCATGAGCAAAAACACCGTGCTGCATGCCGGACCGCCCATTGCCTGGGAAGACATGTGTGGCCCGCAGAAAATGGGCGTGCAGCAGGCACTGATTTACGAAGGGCTGGCCGACGATGAAGAGGCCGCTGCGGCAATGATTCGCGCCGGGGAAGTGGTGCTGGCGCCCTGTCATGAATACCAGGCCGTCGGCGGCATGGCCGGTATCACCAGCGCTTCCAGCCCCATGGTGGTGGTGCGCAACGAGCAACACGGCAACTACGCGTACTCCCAGTTGTTCCAGGGGCCGGCTGGCGGTTTGCAGGACCGCGACGCCTACAATGTCGAGGCGCGCAAACAGTGGCGCTGGCTGGATTCGGTGCTGGGGCCAACACTGGCGGCGGCGGTGAAAGAAGTGGGTGGCCTGCCGGTAAAGCCGATTATTGCCCGTGCACTGGAAATGGGCGACGAGTGCCACAACCGCAACAGTGCAGGCAGTTCGCTGATTCTCAATGCGCTGGTCGAGGCCATGTTCAAAACCTGTCGCGACCGCGAAACACTGCGCCAGAGCATTGCTTACTTGAGCTGGGCCGATCAGTTTTCGCTGTGTGTGTCGATGGCGGCCGCCAAGGCCACTACTGACGCGGCCAAGAATATTCCCTACAGCACCGTCGTGACCACAATGGCCCGCAATGGCGTGGACTTTGGGATCAAGGTCAGCGGCCTTGGCGAACAGTGGTTTACCGGCCCTGCCCAGCGCGTGGAAGGCCTGTATTTCTCCTCAGACTGGGGCGATGACGACGCTGTGCCGGATATGGGCGACAGCGCCATTATGGAAACCTACGGTATTGGCGGTCATGTTCAGGCTGCGGCACCGGCGTTGCAGCAGTTTGTTTCCGGGTCTTTCAGCCGCGCGGTTGCGCTGACCCGCGAAATGGGTCAGATCACGGTTGGCACGATGGATGAATACCGTATTCCGAACATGGATTTTGCAACGGCGCCCATCGCCACGGATATCCGCAAAGTCGTGCAGACCGGGGTGACGCCGGTTATTGATACCGCCATCGCCCACAAGAAGGGCGGGGTGATCGGCGCCGGGCAAACCCGCGCACCGCAGCAATGTTTCAGCGAAGCCCTGCGGGCCTTCGCTGCTAAATACCGAACACCGGGAGCCGCCTGA
- a CDS encoding ABC transporter ATP-binding protein, whose protein sequence is MSALIDIRHLTTVYETRAGVVKAVDDISFAVARGETLALVGESGSGKSNAVLSILGLIQSPGKISQGEILFDGDDLLSLSEEDFRRLRGNRISMVFQDPMTALNPLLSLGRQLRDIVMQHLGMNRAQAQQRAIELMTKVGIPDPESRLSDYPHQLSGGMRQRVMIAMALACEPDLLIADEPTTALDVTIQAQIVALIKEIQQEFNMGVIWITHDLGLVATMADRVMVMYAGRIIETADVQALYASPRHPYTRALLDSMPRVDQAPDGPLRAIPGMTPDRTLDTGACRFADRCAFADEHCRTEEPTLVADDSRQHAVSCWKWETLPASAAQEASQ, encoded by the coding sequence ATGAGTGCACTGATCGACATTCGCCATCTGACCACGGTATACGAGACCCGCGCAGGCGTGGTCAAAGCCGTAGACGATATTTCCTTTGCCGTGGCGCGGGGTGAAACCCTCGCGCTGGTGGGGGAGAGTGGCTCGGGCAAGAGCAACGCGGTGCTGTCGATTCTCGGCTTGATCCAGTCGCCGGGAAAAATCAGTCAGGGCGAGATTCTGTTTGACGGTGACGACCTGTTGAGTCTCAGCGAAGAAGACTTCCGCCGCCTTCGTGGTAACCGTATTTCCATGGTTTTTCAGGACCCGATGACGGCGCTGAACCCGCTGTTGAGTCTCGGTCGTCAACTCCGGGATATCGTGATGCAACACCTGGGCATGAACCGCGCGCAGGCGCAGCAGCGCGCAATTGAACTGATGACCAAGGTCGGCATTCCCGACCCCGAGTCCCGGCTGAGCGACTACCCGCACCAACTGTCCGGCGGGATGCGTCAGCGGGTGATGATTGCCATGGCGCTGGCTTGCGAGCCCGACCTGCTGATTGCCGATGAGCCCACCACGGCGCTGGATGTCACGATTCAGGCGCAGATTGTGGCACTGATCAAAGAGATCCAGCAGGAATTCAATATGGGCGTGATCTGGATTACCCACGATCTTGGCCTGGTGGCGACGATGGCTGACCGGGTGATGGTGATGTACGCCGGTCGCATTATTGAAACCGCGGACGTACAGGCACTTTATGCCTCACCGCGCCATCCCTATACCCGCGCATTGCTGGATTCAATGCCGAGAGTCGATCAGGCTCCAGACGGCCCGCTGCGCGCAATACCGGGAATGACACCGGATCGGACACTGGATACCGGCGCCTGCCGTTTTGCCGATCGCTGCGCCTTCGCCGACGAGCACTGCCGAACAGAAGAGCCGACGCTGGTGGCTGACGATAGTCGCCAACACGCCGTGAGTTGCTGGAAGTGGGAAACACTGCCTGCCTCCGCCGCACAGGAGGCATCGCAATGA